One Defluviimonas aquaemixtae DNA segment encodes these proteins:
- a CDS encoding thiamine/thiamine pyrophosphate ABC transporter permease ThiP produces the protein MAVRAQPLSPLLRAGAGTASTLVLALVVATLGAVVLRAGGFGALGPGDWAAIRFTVIQAAVSAALSLGFAIPVARALARRKFSGRAVLITLLGAPFILPVIVAVMGILAIFGRAGLLNDGLAALGFDRISIYGFSGVVLAHVFFNLPLAVRLLLQGWLAIPAERFRLAAALGFGPAEVARFLERPMLRTLAPGVFVTIFLICLTSFAVALTLGGGPRATTVELAIYQAFRFDFDLGRAARLATIQLMLCAAAAFVAARLTVPSGFGTGLDRAVARWDAGSRWLRLQDAALLTLASLFLLLPIFAVLIGGLSNLPALPAQVWQSAVRSLTVALAATALSLALALPLALAIARSIRTRMLETIGMLPLATSALVMGTGLFLMLRPMASPSSLALPTTIVVNAAMALPFCLRALMPSAREIEIEYGRLAQSLGLTGFARLRLLTLPRLRRPLGFAAGLTAALSMGDLGVIALFADADTATLPLQMYRLMGAYRMGDASGAAVLLLALSLALFWGFDRGGRADADA, from the coding sequence ATGGCAGTCCGCGCTCAGCCGCTGAGCCCGCTGCTGCGCGCGGGTGCGGGGACGGCATCGACGCTCGTCCTCGCGCTCGTCGTGGCCACGCTCGGCGCGGTTGTGCTCCGGGCGGGCGGGTTCGGCGCGCTCGGCCCCGGCGACTGGGCGGCGATACGCTTCACTGTCATCCAGGCGGCGGTTTCCGCCGCCCTCAGCCTCGGCTTCGCCATCCCGGTCGCCCGAGCGCTTGCCCGGCGCAAGTTTTCCGGTCGGGCCGTGCTTATCACGCTGCTGGGGGCACCTTTCATCTTGCCGGTGATCGTCGCCGTAATGGGCATTCTCGCGATCTTCGGGCGCGCGGGTCTTCTCAATGACGGCCTCGCCGCGCTCGGGTTTGACCGCATCTCGATCTACGGCTTTTCGGGCGTTGTTCTCGCGCACGTCTTCTTCAACCTGCCGCTGGCGGTGCGCCTGCTGCTTCAGGGCTGGCTCGCGATTCCTGCCGAGCGTTTCCGGCTTGCCGCGGCTCTGGGTTTCGGCCCGGCCGAGGTCGCGCGCTTCCTCGAACGCCCGATGCTGCGCACTCTCGCCCCGGGTGTGTTTGTGACGATTTTCCTCATCTGCCTGACAAGCTTCGCCGTCGCGCTGACTCTGGGCGGCGGCCCCCGGGCTACGACGGTCGAATTGGCGATCTACCAGGCCTTCCGCTTCGACTTCGACCTTGGCCGTGCCGCCCGGCTCGCAACGATCCAGCTCATGCTCTGCGCCGCGGCGGCGTTCGTCGCCGCGCGGCTGACCGTACCGTCCGGATTTGGCACCGGCCTCGATCGGGCGGTCGCGCGCTGGGATGCAGGCAGCCGCTGGCTTCGCCTCCAGGACGCCGCCCTGTTGACCTTGGCGAGCCTGTTTCTCTTGCTGCCGATTTTCGCGGTGCTGATCGGTGGACTGTCGAACCTGCCAGCCCTCCCTGCGCAGGTCTGGCAGTCGGCGGTGCGTTCGCTCACCGTCGCTCTGGCGGCGACGGCGCTTTCTCTGGCGCTCGCCCTGCCGCTCGCGCTCGCCATAGCACGCAGTATACGCACCCGGATGCTCGAAACCATCGGCATGCTGCCGCTCGCAACGTCAGCGCTCGTCATGGGCACGGGGTTGTTCCTCATGCTGAGGCCTATGGCGAGTCCGTCCTCACTCGCGCTGCCCACCACGATTGTCGTCAACGCCGCGATGGCGTTGCCCTTCTGCCTGCGCGCCCTCATGCCCTCTGCGCGCGAGATCGAGATCGAATACGGCCGGCTCGCGCAAAGTCTTGGACTTACCGGGTTCGCGCGGCTTCGGCTGCTGACCTTGCCGCGCCTCCGCCGCCCTCTGGGTTTCGCCGCGGGTCTGACCGCCGCTCTCTCGATGGGCGATCTCGGCGTGATCGCGCTTTTCGCGGATGCTGACACCGCGACGCTGCCCCTCCAAATGTACAGGCTTATGGGTGCCTATCGCATGGGCGATGCCTCTGGCGCCGCCGTTCTGCTCCTCGCGCTCAGCCTTGCGCTGTTTTGGGGCTTCGACAGAGGAGGCCGCGCCGATGCTGACGCTTGA
- a CDS encoding thiamine ABC transporter ATP-binding protein has protein sequence MLTLDDVVITQDDFRLTVDFSVAKGARVAVIGPSGAGKSTLLSVIAGFFSARSGRVVWDGRDISKDAPGARPLSILFQDQNLFPHLTVAQNVGLGIRPDLKLSTQERDAVRRALEQTGLGGLDARKPGTLSGGQQSRVALARALLRARPIMLLDEPFAALGPALKDEMLDLVTEIAAETGATVLMVSHDPADARRFAPETIVVADGVAHSPQPTAPLLDNPPPALAAYLGK, from the coding sequence ATGCTGACGCTTGACGACGTTGTCATCACGCAGGACGACTTTCGCCTAACGGTCGATTTCAGCGTCGCGAAGGGCGCGCGGGTAGCCGTGATCGGGCCGTCGGGCGCGGGCAAGTCGACGCTCTTGTCAGTGATCGCTGGCTTCTTCTCCGCGCGGTCCGGCCGCGTGGTCTGGGATGGGCGCGATATCTCGAAGGACGCGCCGGGCGCGCGCCCGCTTTCGATTCTGTTTCAGGATCAGAATTTGTTTCCGCACCTCACCGTGGCGCAGAATGTCGGGCTTGGCATCCGTCCGGATCTGAAGCTCTCAACCCAAGAGCGGGATGCAGTGCGGCGCGCACTGGAACAGACCGGTCTCGGGGGACTGGACGCACGAAAACCGGGAACGCTGTCGGGTGGCCAGCAGAGCCGCGTGGCGCTGGCACGCGCGCTGCTGCGCGCCCGGCCGATCATGCTGCTCGACGAGCCGTTCGCGGCACTCGGGCCCGCGCTCAAGGACGAGATGCTGGATCTGGTGACCGAGATCGCGGCCGAGACCGGGGCCACTGTCCTGATGGTCAGCCACGATCCCGCCGATGCTCGGCGTTTTGCGCCGGAGACGATCGTTGTGGCCGACGGTGTCGCGCATTCGCCGCAGCCCACCGCACCGCTTCTCGACAATCCCCCACCGGCGCTTGCCGCCTACCTCGGTAAATGA
- the moaA gene encoding GTP 3',8-cyclase MoaA produces MTPLIDPFARPISYLRVSVTDRCDFRCTYCMAEHMQFLPKKDLLTLEELDRLCTAFVRLGVEKLRVTGGEPLVRREIMTFFKAMSRHLETGALKELTLTTNGSQLSRFADDLAALGVRRVNVSLDTLDAAKFQAITRWGRLAQVMDGISAAKAAGLRVKINTVALKGFNEDELFPLLDWCASEGHDLTFIEVMPMGEMGEEMRLDQYWPLKDLRARLAERFTLSELAERTGGPARYVRIEETGQKIGFITPLTHNFCESCNRVRVTCTGELFMCLGQEDNADLRAPLRASRDDVPLEQAIRAAIARKPKGHDFDYSRQKVRGQVTRHMSHTGG; encoded by the coding sequence ATGACCCCGCTGATCGACCCATTTGCCCGACCGATTTCCTATCTGCGCGTCTCGGTGACGGACCGCTGCGATTTTCGCTGCACATACTGTATGGCCGAGCACATGCAGTTCCTGCCGAAGAAAGACTTGCTGACGCTGGAGGAACTCGACCGGCTCTGCACGGCGTTTGTCCGGCTCGGCGTCGAGAAGCTCCGCGTAACCGGCGGGGAACCCTTGGTCCGACGTGAGATCATGACCTTCTTCAAGGCCATGTCCCGGCATCTGGAGACGGGCGCGCTGAAGGAGCTGACGCTGACCACGAACGGCTCGCAGTTGAGCCGATTCGCCGACGATCTGGCTGCGCTGGGTGTCCGACGCGTCAACGTCTCGCTCGACACGCTCGATGCGGCCAAGTTTCAGGCGATAACGCGGTGGGGGCGGCTTGCGCAGGTGATGGATGGCATCTCGGCCGCGAAGGCGGCGGGATTGCGTGTAAAGATCAACACCGTCGCGCTGAAGGGGTTCAACGAGGACGAGCTTTTCCCGCTGCTCGACTGGTGCGCCAGCGAAGGCCATGACCTCACCTTCATCGAGGTCATGCCGATGGGCGAGATGGGCGAAGAGATGCGCCTCGACCAATACTGGCCGCTCAAGGACCTTCGCGCGCGGCTGGCCGAACGCTTCACACTGAGCGAACTGGCCGAACGGACGGGCGGCCCTGCGCGCTATGTTCGGATCGAAGAGACGGGTCAGAAGATCGGTTTCATCACGCCGCTCACGCACAATTTCTGCGAAAGCTGCAACCGCGTGCGCGTCACCTGCACAGGCGAGCTTTTCATGTGCCTGGGGCAAGAGGACAACGCCGACCTCCGCGCGCCGCTCCGGGCGAGCCGTGACGACGTGCCGCTGGAACAGGCGATCCGCGCCGCCATCGCGCGCAAGCCCAAGGGCCACGATTTCGACTATTCCCGCCAGAAGGTGCGCGGCCAGGTTACCCGCCACATGAGCCATACCGGCGGCTGA
- the thiB gene encoding thiamine ABC transporter substrate binding subunit has protein sequence MRKSLMIAGILAATSAAAQDKPVLTVYTYDSFVSDWGPGPSVETAFEAECGCDLQFVAAGDGAALLARVLLEGESTEADIVLGLDTNLTGAAAGSGLFAEHGLGAVDYDLPVEWNDPVFAPYDWGYFAFVYDRTKTDTVPADFEALAASDLTLVIEDPRSSTPGLGLLLWVKAAYGDRAPEIWEGLADNIVTVTPGWSEAYGLFLEGEADMVLSYTTSPAYHLIAESDDTKAAASFTEGHYMQVEVAAKLAGTDQAALADEFLAFMLSEKFQGVIPETNWMYPSVTPPGGLPAGFETLVTPEKVLLFSASEAAVVRDEALAEWQSALSR, from the coding sequence ATGCGCAAATCCCTGATGATCGCGGGCATCCTCGCGGCGACGTCCGCCGCCGCCCAGGACAAGCCCGTGCTGACCGTCTACACCTATGACAGCTTCGTGTCCGATTGGGGTCCCGGCCCTTCGGTCGAAACCGCGTTCGAGGCAGAGTGCGGCTGCGACCTGCAATTCGTGGCTGCCGGTGATGGCGCGGCACTGCTGGCCCGCGTGCTGTTGGAAGGCGAATCGACGGAGGCCGATATTGTTCTTGGCCTCGATACCAACCTGACGGGCGCCGCCGCCGGGTCGGGCCTTTTCGCCGAGCACGGGTTGGGCGCCGTGGACTACGACCTGCCGGTCGAGTGGAACGATCCCGTCTTCGCGCCCTACGACTGGGGTTACTTTGCCTTCGTCTACGACCGGACGAAAACAGACACCGTTCCGGCAGATTTCGAGGCTCTCGCGGCCTCCGACCTGACGCTCGTCATCGAGGACCCGCGTTCCTCGACGCCAGGACTGGGGCTTCTCCTCTGGGTCAAGGCTGCCTACGGTGACCGCGCGCCCGAGATCTGGGAGGGGCTCGCCGACAACATCGTCACCGTCACGCCCGGCTGGTCCGAGGCTTACGGCCTCTTCCTCGAAGGCGAGGCGGACATGGTCCTGTCCTACACGACCTCGCCCGCCTATCACCTGATCGCCGAGAGCGACGACACGAAGGCGGCCGCCTCGTTCACCGAGGGCCACTACATGCAGGTCGAGGTGGCCGCAAAGCTCGCGGGAACGGACCAGGCGGCGCTCGCCGACGAGTTCCTCGCCTTCATGCTCTCCGAGAAGTTCCAGGGCGTGATCCCCGAGACGAACTGGATGTATCCCTCGGTCACGCCGCCGGGTGGTTTGCCGGCAGGGTTCGAGACGCTCGTCACGCCCGAGAAGGTGCTCCTTTTCTCAGCGAGCGAAGCTGCGGTGGTCCGTGACGAGGCGCTTGCCGAATGGCAGTCCGCGCTCAGCCGCTGA
- the tsaA gene encoding tRNA (N6-threonylcarbamoyladenosine(37)-N6)-methyltransferase TrmO, translated as MSTDASDIREHEVAVDLPAPDDARLRFIGRIRTPWTTRETCPRQGKPDGPICRVEVFEPWVAALQGLDVYDHIELLYWLDRGRRDLVLQNPGRDGNVFGTFSLRSPVRPNPIATSLVRLVAIEGPVLVVRGLDCLDGTPLIDIKPERCAFSPKAAPKG; from the coding sequence ATGAGCACTGACGCATCCGACATCCGGGAACACGAAGTCGCCGTTGACCTGCCCGCGCCCGACGACGCCCGGCTGCGGTTCATCGGGCGCATCCGAACGCCTTGGACGACGCGCGAAACCTGCCCACGCCAGGGCAAGCCGGACGGACCGATTTGCCGCGTCGAGGTCTTCGAGCCCTGGGTCGCCGCGCTTCAGGGGCTCGACGTCTACGACCATATCGAACTCCTTTACTGGCTCGACCGGGGCCGCCGTGACCTGGTGCTTCAAAACCCCGGGCGCGATGGCAATGTCTTCGGTACATTCTCGCTCCGCTCGCCCGTCCGCCCGAACCCCATCGCCACATCGCTCGTCCGGCTCGTCGCGATTGAAGGGCCGGTGCTCGTTGTCCGTGGGCTGGATTGCCTCGACGGCACGCCGCTCATTGACATTAAGCCCGAGCGCTGCGCGTTTTCGCCCAAGGCCGCGCCGAAAGGCTGA
- the aroC gene encoding chorismate synthase → MSLNTFGHLFRVTTWGESHGPALGATVDGCPPGIEVDEAMLQHWLDRRKPGQSKYTTQRREADAVRILSGTYEGQTTGTPIQLMIENTDQRSKDYSEIAEKFRPGHADITYWQKYGIRDPRGGGRSSARETAARVAAGGVARAALNVLAPDVRITGYMVQMGRLRADRDRFDLDEIGRNPFWCPDAASAAIWAEHLDELRKSGNSVGAVIEVRASGTPAGLGAPVYGKLDTDLAAAMMSINAVKGAEIGAGMAAAELTGVENADEIYMGSDGKPRYSSNHAGGILGGISTGQDIVVRFAVKPTSSILTPRKTITVSGEEAEIVTKGRHDPCVGIRAVPVGEAMMACVLLDHLLLHRGQIGSAGGRIG, encoded by the coding sequence ATGAGCCTGAACACTTTCGGCCATCTCTTCCGTGTCACGACCTGGGGCGAAAGCCACGGCCCTGCGCTTGGCGCGACGGTGGACGGCTGCCCGCCGGGCATCGAGGTCGACGAGGCGATGCTCCAGCACTGGCTTGATCGTCGCAAGCCCGGGCAGAGCAAGTACACGACCCAGCGGCGCGAAGCGGATGCCGTGCGCATTCTGTCGGGCACGTATGAGGGGCAGACGACCGGCACGCCGATCCAGTTGATGATCGAGAACACCGACCAGCGGTCGAAGGACTACAGTGAGATCGCTGAGAAGTTCCGGCCGGGACATGCCGACATCACCTACTGGCAGAAATACGGGATCCGCGACCCGCGCGGCGGCGGCCGGTCGTCAGCGCGCGAGACGGCCGCGCGAGTGGCCGCAGGCGGTGTCGCGCGGGCGGCGCTGAACGTACTTGCTCCAGACGTCCGCATTACCGGCTACATGGTGCAGATGGGGCGGCTCCGGGCCGACCGCGACCGGTTTGATCTGGACGAGATCGGGCGAAATCCTTTCTGGTGCCCTGACGCCGCCTCGGCGGCGATCTGGGCCGAGCATCTCGACGAGTTGCGCAAGAGCGGCAACAGCGTCGGCGCGGTGATCGAAGTCCGCGCCTCAGGCACACCGGCTGGGCTCGGCGCACCGGTTTACGGCAAATTAGATACCGATCTGGCCGCCGCGATGATGTCGATCAACGCAGTCAAGGGCGCGGAGATCGGCGCCGGAATGGCCGCGGCCGAACTCACCGGCGTCGAGAATGCCGACGAAATCTACATGGGAAGCGACGGCAAGCCGCGGTACAGTTCGAACCATGCGGGCGGTATTTTGGGCGGCATCTCGACCGGGCAAGACATCGTCGTGCGCTTCGCCGTCAAGCCGACCTCGTCAATCCTGACCCCGCGCAAGACCATCACGGTCTCGGGCGAGGAGGCTGAGATCGTGACCAAGGGACGGCACGACCCCTGCGTCGGCATCCGCGCGGTGCCGGTGGGCGAGGCGATGATGGCTTGCGTGCTCCTCGACCATCTCCTCCTGCATCGTGGCCAGATCGGCAGTGCTGGCGGGCGGATCGGATGA
- a CDS encoding SRPBCC family protein — MRARSNEFHIVTRWNVAATVREVADILADPEHFPRWWGDVYLGIRVLERGDANGEGARVAIRSKGRLPYELNWIATVIESRRPETWTVAAEGDLRGRGVWTLIQRGDDVVVDYDWRVFADRPILRALSPVLGPLFAWNHRWAMARGEDGLKAEVLRRRGGSPHQSGSGEPSSRARSIR; from the coding sequence ATGCGCGCCAGGTCGAACGAGTTTCACATCGTCACCCGCTGGAACGTCGCCGCCACGGTTCGCGAGGTCGCCGACATTCTCGCCGATCCCGAGCATTTCCCCCGCTGGTGGGGCGACGTCTATCTGGGCATCCGTGTGCTGGAACGCGGTGACGCCAACGGCGAGGGCGCGCGCGTTGCAATCCGATCGAAGGGCCGGCTGCCTTACGAGTTGAACTGGATCGCGACCGTGATCGAAAGCCGCCGCCCCGAGACATGGACGGTGGCCGCCGAAGGCGATCTTCGCGGGCGCGGAGTCTGGACGCTGATCCAGCGTGGCGACGATGTCGTTGTCGACTATGACTGGCGTGTCTTCGCCGACAGGCCAATCCTGCGCGCCCTCTCGCCCGTCCTGGGTCCGCTCTTCGCTTGGAACCACCGCTGGGCCATGGCGCGTGGCGAAGATGGCCTGAAGGCGGAGGTGCTTCGCAGGCGTGGCGGATCGCCTCACCAATCGGGCTCGGGAGAGCCGAGCTCCCGCGCGAGGTCGATCAGGTAA
- a CDS encoding alpha/beta hydrolase family esterase: MIRLVTFAAMCLFLPMPAFAELTRHRFEQDGIARQFFVYTPDRAGRHEPMPVVLMLHGGGGSARQMLRSPGRRMNDLAETEGFIAVYPDAVGRSWDFGEGKVSEGRRAPRVDDLAYFRRVIDHITASPRADGNRVYATGISRGGQASFFLACKLPDRIHAIAPVAMSLPAFLADDCRSIPATPIALIHGTDDPLVPYEGGQIRLFRKNRGEVLGAERTMALLSQRNGCRAQANTRRMGEVQRIEWNGCQASTVLYRVEGGGHTWPGEREVLPRRLVGKTNRDIDATAEIWRFFSRL; encoded by the coding sequence ATGATCCGTCTCGTCACATTCGCCGCCATGTGCCTGTTTCTGCCGATGCCCGCCTTTGCAGAGCTGACGCGGCACCGGTTCGAGCAGGACGGCATCGCACGTCAGTTCTTCGTATATACGCCGGATCGCGCAGGCCGACATGAGCCGATGCCCGTCGTTCTCATGCTTCACGGCGGGGGCGGAAGCGCGCGCCAGATGCTAAGATCGCCCGGTCGCCGGATGAACGATCTGGCCGAGACCGAAGGGTTCATCGCGGTCTATCCCGACGCCGTGGGGCGGTCGTGGGACTTCGGCGAAGGCAAGGTGTCTGAGGGGCGGCGCGCACCGCGGGTCGACGACTTGGCCTACTTTCGCCGCGTGATCGACCATATCACGGCGAGCCCTCGCGCGGACGGAAATCGCGTCTATGCCACCGGAATTTCGCGCGGCGGGCAGGCCTCATTCTTCCTCGCCTGCAAGCTGCCTGACCGCATCCACGCCATCGCGCCCGTGGCGATGAGCCTGCCGGCCTTCCTTGCCGACGATTGCCGGTCGATCCCGGCAACCCCGATCGCACTTATCCACGGAACCGACGATCCGCTGGTGCCTTATGAGGGCGGCCAGATCCGATTGTTCCGAAAGAACCGGGGCGAAGTTCTGGGCGCCGAACGGACGATGGCGCTGCTTTCACAGCGAAACGGATGTCGAGCGCAGGCAAATACGCGGCGGATGGGCGAGGTTCAGAGGATCGAGTGGAACGGCTGCCAGGCATCGACCGTGCTATACCGGGTGGAGGGCGGCGGCCACACGTGGCCGGGTGAACGCGAGGTTCTGCCCCGGCGATTGGTCGGTAAGACCAACCGCGACATCGACGCAACGGCCGAAATCTGGCGCTTCTTCAGCCGGCTCTGA
- a CDS encoding AMP-binding protein, which yields MTDRRMLREGQDWATLTAGFRWQVPARFSIAEACCASWARADPGRLALIEISESGAVRHWTYEELDAGSNRLANAFAAQGIRRGDRVAVMLPQAPAVLITHFAAMKLGAVVLPLFTLFGADALQYRLSDAGACAVVTDAAGLAKLSELRDSLPDLREVYCIDPSEVRDLWAEIDAASDRFAPVPVGAEDPAVLIYTSGTTGAPKGVLHAHRFLLGHLPNIELSQGFFPKPGAVGWTPADWAWIGGLMDMAMPCLYYGVPLVCRRMPKFDPDEAFRLIRDHRVTNLFLPPTALKLMRAAKVPEGLSVRAVSSGGESLGAEMLDWGRRALGAPINEIYGQTECNLVICSSEGLFPTRPGTMGRAVPGAEVAVIDADGRELPDGEIGEIAVRRGHPVMFLEYLGKPEATAAKFTGDWMRTGDLGTRDGEGYFTYVARDDDIITSAGYRIGPSEIENCLTGHPDVVMAACVGVPDPVKGEAVKAFVVLRDGAAWDGLAPALIARVKERVSPHVAPRLIERRDGLPMTATGKIMRRELRGG from the coding sequence ATGACGGACCGCAGGATGCTCCGCGAGGGGCAGGATTGGGCGACGCTGACGGCCGGCTTCCGCTGGCAGGTACCCGCGCGGTTCTCAATCGCCGAGGCCTGCTGCGCGTCCTGGGCGCGCGCGGATCCTGGGCGGCTGGCGCTGATCGAGATCAGCGAGAGTGGCGCGGTCCGGCATTGGACCTACGAAGAGTTGGACGCTGGCTCTAACCGGCTGGCGAACGCGTTCGCCGCGCAAGGCATCCGCCGGGGTGACCGGGTCGCTGTGATGCTGCCTCAGGCACCCGCCGTTCTCATCACCCATTTCGCCGCGATGAAGCTCGGCGCGGTCGTGCTGCCGCTCTTCACGCTGTTCGGAGCCGATGCGCTTCAGTACCGGCTCTCCGACGCGGGCGCCTGTGCCGTCGTGACCGATGCGGCGGGGTTGGCCAAGTTGTCGGAGCTCCGCGACAGCCTTCCCGATCTCCGCGAGGTCTATTGCATCGACCCGTCCGAGGTGCGCGACCTCTGGGCCGAGATCGACGCCGCCTCGGACCGTTTCGCGCCGGTGCCGGTTGGCGCAGAAGATCCGGCGGTCCTGATCTACACGTCCGGGACGACGGGCGCGCCGAAGGGTGTCCTCCACGCGCACCGGTTCCTGCTCGGCCACCTGCCGAATATCGAACTCAGCCAGGGGTTCTTTCCCAAGCCCGGGGCGGTGGGCTGGACGCCCGCCGACTGGGCCTGGATAGGCGGGCTCATGGATATGGCGATGCCGTGTCTCTACTACGGCGTGCCGCTCGTCTGCCGCCGGATGCCCAAGTTTGACCCCGACGAGGCATTCCGCCTAATCCGCGACCACCGGGTGACGAACCTGTTCCTGCCGCCCACGGCGCTCAAGCTGATGCGCGCGGCGAAGGTGCCCGAGGGGCTTTCGGTCCGTGCCGTCTCCTCCGGCGGTGAAAGCCTCGGGGCGGAGATGCTGGATTGGGGGCGGCGCGCGCTAGGCGCGCCGATCAACGAGATCTACGGCCAGACGGAGTGCAACCTCGTCATCTGCTCGTCCGAGGGGCTCTTTCCGACCCGGCCCGGCACTATGGGCCGCGCGGTGCCCGGCGCGGAGGTCGCGGTCATCGACGCCGATGGCCGCGAACTGCCCGACGGCGAAATCGGGGAGATCGCCGTCAGGCGCGGGCATCCGGTCATGTTCCTCGAATATCTCGGCAAGCCCGAGGCGACGGCGGCCAAGTTCACCGGCGACTGGATGCGGACCGGCGATCTCGGCACCCGCGATGGCGAGGGCTATTTCACCTATGTCGCGCGCGACGACGACATCATCACCTCGGCCGGCTACCGGATCGGTCCGTCCGAGATCGAGAACTGCCTCACGGGCCATCCCGACGTCGTCATGGCGGCCTGCGTGGGCGTGCCCGATCCGGTCAAGGGCGAGGCCGTGAAGGCCTTCGTCGTGCTGCGCGACGGGGCGGCGTGGGACGGGCTCGCCCCCGCCCTGATCGCGCGCGTGAAGGAGCGCGTGAGCCCCCATGTCGCGCCCCGGCTCATCGAGCGGCGCGATGGCCTGCCGATGACCGCGACCGGCAAAATCATGCGGCGCGAGCTCAGGGGCGGGTGA
- a CDS encoding HD domain-containing protein, producing the protein MSLAPLRNALREALESGAQDGQDGAHDLAHADRVWLNARTIAHGEGLAPSRILLCAAYLHDLVTLPKDHPKRARAASMSATAAGPVMQALGLTPTEIAQARHAIESHSWSGGTAPASPEARILRDADRLEALGAIGIARCFAVSGALGRQLFDARDPFAKERQPDDAAFALDHFAVKLLKLPETFLTPTGRRLAEERAAAMRRYLIDLARELGSPEPDW; encoded by the coding sequence ATGAGCCTCGCCCCCCTACGCAACGCGTTGCGCGAGGCGCTTGAAAGCGGCGCGCAGGACGGTCAGGACGGCGCGCACGATCTCGCCCACGCCGACCGCGTGTGGCTGAACGCCCGCACGATCGCCCATGGCGAGGGGCTGGCGCCGTCGCGGATCCTACTGTGCGCCGCCTACCTGCACGATCTCGTGACCCTGCCCAAGGATCACCCGAAGCGCGCCCGCGCCGCGTCGATGTCCGCAACCGCGGCGGGGCCCGTGATGCAAGCGCTTGGCCTGACGCCCACCGAAATCGCCCAAGCCCGCCACGCAATCGAGTCGCACAGCTGGTCGGGCGGCACCGCCCCGGCATCGCCCGAGGCGCGCATCTTGCGCGACGCCGACAGGCTTGAGGCGCTTGGCGCGATCGGGATAGCACGCTGCTTCGCAGTCTCGGGCGCGCTTGGCCGACAGCTTTTCGACGCCCGCGACCCTTTCGCGAAGGAGCGGCAGCCCGACGACGCGGCATTTGCCCTCGACCACTTCGCCGTGAAGCTCCTGAAGCTGCCGGAGACGTTCCTGACACCGACCGGCCGCCGGCTGGCCGAGGAACGCGCGGCGGCGATGCGGCGTTACCTGATCGACCTCGCGCGGGAGCTCGGCTCTCCCGAGCCCGATTGGTGA
- a CDS encoding DMT family transporter has translation MDLRSVLMGLAFAFMWSSAFTSARMIVADAPPLTALSIRFLISGLIGVAIARALGQTWHLSRGQWRSVAVFGLCQNALYLGLNFVAMQWVEASLAAIIASTMPLLVALLGWMFWGQRVRPLGIAGLVAGFAGVAIIMGSRFSGGADMTGIIFCGIGALALAVATLTVRGASAQGNLLMVVGLQMFVGAGVLAIFAVALEDWSVSWTLQLGLAFAYTTLVPGLIATWVWFRLVERIGAVRAATYHFLNPFLGVAVAAALLSERLGPADIVGVAIVAAGILAVQLSKESPMPIRAG, from the coding sequence ATGGACCTGCGCTCAGTATTGATGGGCCTCGCTTTCGCGTTCATGTGGTCCTCGGCCTTCACCTCGGCGCGCATGATCGTGGCCGACGCGCCGCCTCTGACAGCGCTGTCGATCCGCTTTCTGATCTCGGGGCTTATTGGCGTGGCCATCGCGCGCGCCCTCGGCCAAACATGGCATCTGTCGCGTGGCCAGTGGCGCTCGGTGGCGGTCTTCGGACTTTGCCAGAATGCACTCTATCTCGGCTTGAATTTTGTCGCGATGCAGTGGGTGGAGGCATCGCTTGCCGCGATCATCGCCTCCACCATGCCGCTCCTTGTGGCGCTGCTCGGTTGGATGTTCTGGGGCCAGCGGGTGCGGCCGCTCGGCATCGCAGGGCTCGTCGCCGGGTTTGCCGGCGTCGCGATCATCATGGGGTCGCGCTTCTCAGGCGGCGCCGACATGACGGGCATCATTTTCTGCGGCATCGGCGCGCTGGCGCTGGCCGTGGCGACGCTGACGGTGCGCGGTGCGTCCGCGCAGGGTAACCTTCTCATGGTCGTCGGCCTTCAGATGTTCGTCGGCGCCGGCGTGCTGGCTATTTTCGCGGTCGCGCTAGAGGACTGGTCGGTGAGCTGGACGCTCCAACTTGGCCTCGCCTTCGCCTACACGACGCTCGTACCGGGGTTGATCGCCACATGGGTGTGGTTCCGCCTGGTGGAGCGGATCGGCGCGGTGCGCGCGGCGACCTACCACTTTCTGAATCCGTTTCTGGGCGTGGCGGTCGCGGCCGCGCTGCTGAGCGAACGGCTAGGCCCGGCCGACATCGTCGGAGTCGCGATCGTGGCGGCCGGCATCCTTGCGGTTCAGCTTTCCAAGGAGAGCCCCATGCCCATCAGAGCCGGCTGA